In Engraulis encrasicolus isolate BLACKSEA-1 chromosome 15, IST_EnEncr_1.0, whole genome shotgun sequence, the genomic window taacacaacacagtgtagaaaatggtttaccaaggtcttttgagatgatcttttattatttggaggtcttgtttttgtaaataatagtatttgtggtgtcctcaggcagctcctctgtcttcagattggtgaaagacacacaagatgtaacaggtggctatttaaacacaaatatcataattccttgcctaattcatgttctatgggcaaaagcaattagtcaaaagtgattcccatttgcgatttaccataattgagtcaaattaggtttccaaaatggtatccagtaaagggtgccaataccagtgatcctgggaactttaccatcttcaattatttccctctcatagtttagtatttaatgctgttgatattttttatatttagtttcaaccacaagctatctatagaaaaatcatggttgaccatattatttgttttctggagatatgtcccataatgtacttaaacttcaagggtgccaatagtacctGGCGGCACTGTACGTAGAACATTATTACTCTGTGTGTACAAAACTTCTGGCAGATTTTTCAGTAGTATCAGATGTACGTAGAACATTATTACTCTGGTGTGTGGGGCCTGTGCTCTGCTCCAAAAGCCATGGTTTTGTGTCCAGTGCAGAGGAAGGAATTTGCCAGCTCACGAATCCGCTTCTACACCTGAGGCCCCAGACCACAACTATGCCATGGTGGTCCAGGAACAAGACGAGGCAGCGAGCATAGCTGAGGAAGAGATGGAAAACCATCCTGAAGCCGACATGTCTTTTACAGTGCCCAGGTCACTGGAACAGCTACCCACTCGTCGTAGAGGGCACCCACAGGATGAGCAGCTTCCGCTTCCGGAGATGATCTTGCCAGACTGCCCAATCACGTTCGAACAGATCGCAGGTGGAGCCACAGGAGGCGGTGATATCCTACTTGCAGACAGCTACGGCTTCACCTACTCCAAGAAGAGAGAAACCAATGCTTGCATTACCTGGGTGTGCAGCAAAAAGAGTTTGCAGTGTCGTGCCACAGTGAAGCAGGTCGGGGAAGACTACACACCTGGGACCCAAGACCACAATCACCCCAGCAACCCAGAAAAGGTGGCCACTGCAAAAGCCAGAGCTTTGGTAAGCCTTCATGTTTGCATAAAATTTTACTGATAGCTTGTGTACAACTTCAAAAATTGGAATCAAATAGTATTTGTCCACATAGTAATGTTATTTCTTCTTCACAGGTAAAGGAGGCTGCAATGACTGATTTTGTTAAGGGTGCCGGAAAGCTGGCGGAGGAGGCCCTGGACCTCCTTAATAAAGATGAGCCACTGCCCGATGTTTGCCGTGACTCACTAGCTCGTGCTGCGAACCGGGCAAGAGCTACACTAAGGCCAAAGCATCCAGCTGATCTTGCATTTCAGGTAAGAAAGTTTTACaatgttttgttgttgctgttgtcgtCATGCTGTCCTGCCTTGTACCTTCATGTTTTCCCATACTTTCCATGTAATTAACCTTTAGGTAAATGACTGCATTCACACCAACATTCTTTCCCTGTACTTGCAGTTGGATATGGGGCACATCCCCAATGGTTTTCTCAGGCGAGACATCCAGCTTGAGGGGCGTAGACACCTCATCTTTGCCACCGACCATCAGCTGACGGTACTCTCGGACGCCCTCACATGGTACATGGATGGGACGTTCAAGACGGCTCGCGACCCCTTCAAACAGCTGTTTACGATACACAGCTTTATCCACTCGGGGGACAGCATGAAGCAGGTGCCACTCTGCTACGTCATGATGTCAAGAAGAAAAACCGAGGACTACACGGCTGTATTCAACGCCGTCCGGGACATGCTGCCCAGAAGCCCGCGGGTGGAAGAAGCAGTTTTGGACTTTGAGCAAGCAGTGTGGAGTGCATTGCCAGAGGTGTTCCCAGGCATCGAGATCTTCGGTTGCTGGT contains:
- the LOC134463919 gene encoding uncharacterized protein LOC134463919; translated protein: MVVQEQDEAASIAEEEMENHPEADMSFTVPRSLEQLPTRRRGHPQDEQLPLPEMILPDCPITFEQIAGGATGGGDILLADSYGFTYSKKRETNACITWVCSKKSLQCRATVKQVGEDYTPGTQDHNHPSNPEKVATAKARALVKEAAMTDFVKGAGKLAEEALDLLNKDEPLPDVCRDSLARAANRARATLRPKHPADLAFQLDMGHIPNGFLRRDIQLEGRRHLIFATDHQLTVLSDALTWYMDGTFKTARDPFKQLFTIHSFIHSGDSMKQVPLCYVMMSRRKTEDYTAVFNAVRDMLPRSPRVEEAVLDFEQAVWSALPEVFPGIEIFGCWFHWAQTVYRKIARLGLRRAYMKQPAVRQYLKELMALPNLPAEHIATAFEELRRRRPVNTRSEDIEELLEYLEDTWVKNAAHPPSAWSTFQRTVRTNNDVEGWHKRINLQVKDKPNLYLLVGILHKESSLLPLQVRLLHQRAIGRLTSKQDSSKQAKLEKLWASYGEMTTSRYLRQCAGLSDHSEAVRQCAG